AAATGGATTTGGAAAAACTCATAAGATCTGAGGAAGCCGACAAAGAGAACAAACTTGAAAGAGCCCTGCAAATAGCAAAAAGGGAATGGGAAAATATCAGGATATCATTAAAACTCTGCGGTGATATAGGCGAGTTTTCTGAGGAAGACTTCATGATAGGTATTATTGATGAAGACGTAATAATCAGAGAGCCCGAGATTAGCCCTACGAAATCGGTCTCATTTTTCGCACCTACCTTCTATCCCATGTATTTTATAAGAAACCTCATCTCAATGGACAAAAAGCTGGAAGAACGTGGATACAAAACTGTAGAAGCCCTCTATGTGTTCATAGAGCTTGCCACCAAGGCCACTGAAAGGCTTGGTCTAATAGGGACTTTCAGCATGGGTTTCGGTGCCGGATACGCGAGCGTAAGAACCGGCTGGACCGCAGAGAAGGGTCTCCCGGTCGAAAGGGATATTTTCTTTAAAATGTTCTTTAAAGGCACAAGGAAAAATTACGACTGGGAGTTCTTCTGGACCTCAGTGGGGGAGAAACTAAAGACTATATTCGAGAAATTCTTGGCCTGGCAAAACGACCGAACACTATATCAAAGAGAAGTAAAACCAAAGTCAATAATAAAACCAATGATGGTTTGAAACTCGTACATTCAAACCGTCTGCCTACCCCTCAGAAGATCCCCGGATCGTCGTATTCATCATCCGCAATATCCCCGAAGCTAGGAACCCCTCGACTATCTGCTAAGAATCTAAGCTTTACAACTCCCGTAGGCCCATTTCTCTGCTTCCCTATAATTATCTCCGCAATCCCATCCCTTTCGTCAGCGTTTTTCCTGTACGCATCCGCTCTATGAATGAAGACAACGACGTCAGCATCCTGCTCGAGCGCCCCGCTTTCCCTTAGATCGGAAAGCTGTGGACGCCTATCTGAACGGGTTTCAGTCTGTCGACTTAGCTGGGAAACCGCTATAACGGGCAGGGTTAGCTCTTTCGCGAGGCTTTTTAGAGAGCCAGAAATCTCGGCGATCTCACGCTCCCTTGTCTCTGATACACCGGTCCCTCTCATTAGTTGAAGATAATCAACAATAAGAAGATCCAGGCCCTTATCCTTCTTCTGCCTCCTTGCCTTTGCTCTAAGTTCTAGAACATTAATAGCAGGAGTATCGTCAATGTATACCTTCGCCTTGCCAAAGATGTCAGCGGTTTTTACGAGCTTTTTTAAATCCTCATTGTTAATGTACCCGCTCCTGATATCGGAATAGTTCACCTTCGCACTCGCCGCTAGCAGCCTTAACATAAGCTGCTCTTTGGTCATCTCTAAAGAAAAAATCCCGACGTTAAACCCAAAATTTATCGCTGCGTGTGTTGCAATATCCAGGCAAAAGGAGGTTTTCCCTAGTCCAGGCCTGGCAGCAACTATTATCAGATCAGAGGGTTGAAGCCCGCAGGTCATATGGTCAAGCCTTTCAAATCCAGTCGGAACACCCGTAATGAGCTCTTTCCTCGAATGAAGTGTTTCAATAATCTCCAATGCCTTCGCAGCAAGCTCCCTGCTTTCAAAAAAACTCGGTTTCACCCGATGCTGTGCAACATTGAGTATTGCGTGTTCTGCGCGGTCTATAAACTCATCAACGTTTATTCCCTCTTCTTGCCCGCGACTTGCTATCTCAGTCGCAGCAATCACGAGCCTTCGAAGAATGGATTTTTCTTTTACCAACCTCGCATAGTATTCGATATTCACCGTTGTTGGTACTATCTCGGTTAGATAGGTGAGATAAGAGCTTCCACCGACCTCTTCCAGGACATGCCCATCCGACTTCAAGTAATCGAAGAGCGAGAGAATATCGATCGGTTTGTTATTTCTGTCAAGCTCAACCATTGCATCAAACATCTTTCTATGGGATTCCCTATAGAAATCCTCGTTTGTTAATATATTGAGGACCTGGTTTATAAGATCTCCATCGATTAAAACAGCGCCAAGCACGGCCTGCTCAGCCTCTATATTCTGTGGTAATGGTCTTGATAGGTTCGCCATAGAAGATGTCAAAAGAAACCGTGAAACTAACTACATGGATTTAATAATTCTTATTAATACTTACGCGCCCCACAATAATCTATACGCCCATAGATAATCTATACGCTAGCCTCTTATCGAGGCCGGAATCGATTATCTTCTCCTGAGCAGTCATTATATCATACTCGAGCCTATAGAACCTTATAGTTTTTTCAGCATCGTTGTAAATAAGAAACGATGCCCTGGGATCCCTATCACGCGGCTGACCGACGCTCCCGGGATTGATAAGATACATATTGTTGGCGTCTATCTCTATCTCCCCGTCCGTAAAGCCCTCTACACTGCCATTCGAATAAACGTAATAAATCGTTACATGAGTGTGCCCAAAAAAACAGATCCTGGTATTAATCATGAGCTTAAACTCCATAATGGCTTCAGAGCTCGAGAATATATATTGATCCGGATCGGATATGGCGCCGTGTACCACAAGGAAATCCCCGATCTCCCGCTGATGTGGAAGACCAAAGAGAAAATCCCTATTTTCTCTGGTCAGCTCCCTCCTGGTCCAGAGCGCCGCATCCCTGGCTATAGGGTTGAAATTATAGGCCTCATCTTTACCACACGCCACCATATCGTGGTTTCCAATGATAGAAGTGACCTGCCTGTCCCTTACTATATCTAAACATTCATTCGGGCTTGCGCCATAACCCACGATATCACCAAGACAGACAATCTTATCTACGCCAATCCTATCTATTTCAAATAAGGTCCTTTCGAATGCCTCAAGATTAGAATGAATATCTGAGATGATAGCATAATTCATAGATAATGGACCCATTCTTGTTCGCTACTTCAGGATTACTATGCCAATATCCATGACATTGGTACCAGTCGGTCCCTCTTTGACGAGTGCTCCAAGTCTATCAAAGAACCTGTAAGAGTCATTTTGCGACAGGCACTCCCTGGCGCTAAGTTTCATTTCACGTGCTACTTTTCTTGTGTCTCCGTCGCATATCGCACCGGTTGCGTCTGTGGGACCGTCAATGCCGTCGGTACCGCAAAACAGCCCTAATATATCATGATCCATTATCTCCATAGCAAATGATAACGCAGTCTCCGTATTTCTTCCACCCTTTCCATTACCATTAATGGTAACTGACGTCTCACCCCCAAATATCATGCACGCAGGTCTTTTCACAGGGGTGTTAAATCTTTCAATATCGAATGCGATCGCAGCTATAACCTTTGCCACTTCTCTGGCTTCGCCTGAGACTTGGGATGAGAGTAGAAAAGTGTTATATCCAAGCTCTTTTGCCTTCCTCTTTGCGGCTATAAGGGACTTGAAATTACTTCCCACAATTATGGTCTGAACCCCCTTTGGATCATATTCATGATCCTTGAGGGTTTCAGGTAGGTGTCCCCTCCTGCCCTCTTCCAAATGCACCATCACTTGTGGCGGAACTCTATGCTCAAGCCTAAGGGCTTCTATAACACGACAGGCATCATCGAATGTAGTGGGATCCGGAACTGTTGGTCCTGAGGCAATTGTATCAAGCCTATCACCAACAACATTAGAAAGTATTAACGTTATAACCTGCGACGGAAACGCCTTCTTAAGGAGACCGCCACCTTTAATTTGAGAGATATGTTTCCTAACTGCATTGAGTCCATACTTATCTGCCCCTGAGTTTAGCAGCATTAAAGTGGTCTTCTGTTTGTCCTTTAATGAAATCCCCGATGCTGGCATTGCAAGAAGCGCACTCCCACCACCAGAGATCAAGAAAATCACAAGATCCCCTTCACCGGTTCTCTCGAGAAGTTTTAATACGTCATCGGCAGCACTGAGGCTTCTCTTGTCAGGTACTGGATGACTAGATAGATAGAACCTTGACCTTTTAAAGTCAAATTGAGGTTGCGAATTTGACACCACGATTCCATCTTTGATCCTATCTCCTAAGATATCCTCGATCGCCCTGGCCATCGCAGGGGCAGCTTTTCCAAACGCAATAACGTATAAAGACCTGAATAGATCTAGATTGTAGGTCCTAGAATCAACTCTAAACTTGCTTCCCCTTAGCTCTACATGATCCAAAACACACCTGATGGGATCCGCCGCCTTTAGCGCTTCCTTATAAATATCAATAGCTTGATCTTTAATCTGATGGGAAAACATTTCTATATCAGAATAATGACAATCTTTTCTATGAATTCAATCAATTTTAATCTTTTCTATAACCTGATCTATCTTCGCTTTGGTTAGATTCTCGTGTAGCTCGTTGTCGACTAGCATGACAGGGGCGGTTCCGCACGAAGCTAGACACTCGGCTTCTAAGAGAGTGATCCTGCCATCGTGTGTTGTTTCTCCGACCTTTATGCCCAATTTTTCAGCTAGATAATGCTCCACCTGACCGGCACCCCTTAGAGCGCAAGACAGCGTTCTGCATTGCCAAATAATATGCTTCCCAACAGGTTTCGTAAAAAACATAGTATAAAACGTTGCAACGTTCTGAACATTTGAAGGAGGGATTCCAAGGATCTCAGCCGTCTCTTTCATTGACTCAGTTGAGAGCCATCCATACTCACTTTGAACCTCATGAAGCACCGGGATAAGTGCGGCCTGATTCGTTTGAGATTTTGACAAAATTTCACTTATTTTTCCTTTGAGTTTTTCTGAAAAAGGCATGCAGGATAGATTCTCCTAGAGAGCTAGACGATATTTAAACTAACATGGATTGTATGCGTGTCAAGAAACCTTTGATGAACATAAAGTATGTTTACAAATTCAAATGTATTCGATGATCTTTTATGCGACAGAACACCTAAATGGCCCGCTTTATCGTGTAGCCTACGTACCCGTTTAATGAAAACATCAAACATGCGGACAGAAGTTCTCCTTCATTGTAAATGTGAACCGTTCATCCTTCGACAAGCCTGTGCTGAGTGAAATCGAAGTGCTCAGGACGAACGGTTTGAGCATAAAAATAACGGGACCCAGGCCTTTGTTTGACAGGGATTTATTATAAAGAATTTATAACGTCTTGGTGTAAATCCCTTATTTCGATAGCCGAGGTTTTCTAACCTCGGAATAATTTAGCCATTCGTTTACGGATCCCAAATTAAGACACTCTAGCGTGACAACCCGTGACCCTAAAACAAAATCAGCATAATGAAACTATAAGGTATCGAGTAGACACATATCCGCTCATCCTGAGCACTTCGATTTCACTCAGCACAGGCTTGTCGAAGGATGAACTACAAGAATTTCACATAGGCATTAATAGCACCCTTATATTAACACCTGGCAAGCTAAGGACGAACGTGTTGTATTGAACAATTTTTGCGCAGATGGGCAGGACGCCGGCTTACGAATTAATCGACGGTCTCTTGATATTGATAGGAGGAATATTACTCCTAACTCCCGGACTAGTGACCGACCTGATAGGTTTACTGATGCTCATTGAATGGAGCAGAAAATTATTTAAAAAATGGCCGGGCAAAAGATTAAGTCAGCGGGTTCAATCACGAAATACAAGGACC
Above is a window of Thermodesulfobacteriota bacterium DNA encoding:
- a CDS encoding glycerate kinase, whose translation is MFSHQIKDQAIDIYKEALKAADPIRCVLDHVELRGSKFRVDSRTYNLDLFRSLYVIAFGKAAPAMARAIEDILGDRIKDGIVVSNSQPQFDFKRSRFYLSSHPVPDKRSLSAADDVLKLLERTGEGDLVIFLISGGGSALLAMPASGISLKDKQKTTLMLLNSGADKYGLNAVRKHISQIKGGGLLKKAFPSQVITLILSNVVGDRLDTIASGPTVPDPTTFDDACRVIEALRLEHRVPPQVMVHLEEGRRGHLPETLKDHEYDPKGVQTIIVGSNFKSLIAAKRKAKELGYNTFLLSSQVSGEAREVAKVIAAIAFDIERFNTPVKRPACMIFGGETSVTINGNGKGGRNTETALSFAMEIMDHDILGLFCGTDGIDGPTDATGAICDGDTRKVAREMKLSARECLSQNDSYRFFDRLGALVKEGPTGTNVMDIGIVILK
- the dnaB gene encoding replicative DNA helicase produces the protein MANLSRPLPQNIEAEQAVLGAVLIDGDLINQVLNILTNEDFYRESHRKMFDAMVELDRNNKPIDILSLFDYLKSDGHVLEEVGGSSYLTYLTEIVPTTVNIEYYARLVKEKSILRRLVIAATEIASRGQEEGINVDEFIDRAEHAILNVAQHRVKPSFFESRELAAKALEIIETLHSRKELITGVPTGFERLDHMTCGLQPSDLIIVAARPGLGKTSFCLDIATHAAINFGFNVGIFSLEMTKEQLMLRLLAASAKVNYSDIRSGYINNEDLKKLVKTADIFGKAKVYIDDTPAINVLELRAKARRQKKDKGLDLLIVDYLQLMRGTGVSETREREIAEISGSLKSLAKELTLPVIAVSQLSRQTETRSDRRPQLSDLRESGALEQDADVVVFIHRADAYRKNADERDGIAEIIIGKQRNGPTGVVKLRFLADSRGVPSFGDIADDEYDDPGIF
- the nuoE gene encoding NADH-quinone oxidoreductase subunit NuoE; this translates as MPFSEKLKGKISEILSKSQTNQAALIPVLHEVQSEYGWLSTESMKETAEILGIPPSNVQNVATFYTMFFTKPVGKHIIWQCRTLSCALRGAGQVEHYLAEKLGIKVGETTHDGRITLLEAECLASCGTAPVMLVDNELHENLTKAKIDQVIEKIKID
- a CDS encoding metallophosphoesterase family protein produces the protein MNYAIISDIHSNLEAFERTLFEIDRIGVDKIVCLGDIVGYGASPNECLDIVRDRQVTSIIGNHDMVACGKDEAYNFNPIARDAALWTRRELTRENRDFLFGLPHQREIGDFLVVHGAISDPDQYIFSSSEAIMEFKLMINTRICFFGHTHVTIYYVYSNGSVEGFTDGEIEIDANNMYLINPGSVGQPRDRDPRASFLIYNDAEKTIRFYRLEYDIMTAQEKIIDSGLDKRLAYRLSMGV
- a CDS encoding FxsA family protein, which gives rise to MGRTPAYELIDGLLILIGGILLLTPGLVTDLIGLLMLIEWSRKLFKKWPGKRLSQRVQSRNTRTTYSYGENP